The Culex pipiens pallens isolate TS chromosome 2, TS_CPP_V2, whole genome shotgun sequence DNA window AATTCCGCgcgatgatcctaaaattgtttttttgagtttcttttCACTCATAGTTCATGCATGAGAGAGGAGAGACATGTTATCTTTTCGGGACATTGGGACGCTATTAAACGCAAGATTAAACCACGTGTTACAGTAGAACCAACCGCAAAAAATGCCATTCATACTAAAATATTTGATGCTCTATACCCCTCTTTCCAGTCTAACCCCCACCACAATGGGTCCCAACGAAGAACCGACGGCCACCACGCTCGACGAGGCCGTTACGACCGCGGTCGTCGGCGGTTGCGGCGACGACGAAGAGGACGGCCTGATGCCCTCGGACGAGCTAAACTGCGACGATCCGCTGTACGATCCACTGGCGCTGGACGACGCCGCGTGCGGTTCGGACCTCAACGTGAGCTGCACCAGCAGTATCGCCACGGATCTGGACACTTCCGCCCAGATTACGCTGGTGGACGTGACCAGCCTGAAGAACAGTCCCATCCGGCGGGACTCGGGGGAGGAGAACATTAGCGTGGTGACGAATGGGTGTAATGGGGGTGAATCTGTGAATATTAGTGTAAACGGACAAGTTGGCAGTGAGACGTCGCCGCTGGTGAATGGCCATGGCGGCGGAGACGAGACCAAGTCTACCATTCTGGGGGATGACAGCTTTACGACGGCTTCCACCGGGGGAACCCCGAACGTTACGATTAACGGACAGTGCATTGCTAGCGGTAACGGAGAGGTGGAATTCACGGCGACGGATGGAGTACCGGCAGTTACGACCGGTACCGAAGCGGCCGCGACGACTCAGGGAACGCCGCGACAACGGGAAGAGGAAGAAGCTAGTGATGGGTCCGATTCGGGGCTCGGGTCGGAACCGTCCAGAAATTTGGTTCCAAGTGTGGCGGTGAAAAGTAATCTCAAGCGACGCTCGGCGGAAGACGCCCCGACGACGGACGTGAGCAGCGAGAAGCGACCAAAGAAGGGCATCACGTTCGACGGTGTGACCGTGTTCTACTTCACCCGGATGCAGGGCTTCGGGTGTGTACCGTCACAGGGCGGTTGTACGCTGGGGATGGAGTTTCAGCATATGCACTCGAGGTGAGTTTGGGGGTTTAAAATAGAAGTTAGTGATGATTCTTAACCCCATGCTTCTTTTCCAGACGCTTTACCCTAGCTGAACACGCCGCCGAGCAGCGCAAAATGCACCGCGCCCAGCTCCAGGAGTTGAACGGCGCCCGATCCAGCTCCAGCGAGGAAACCGACAGCGAAGAGGAACCCAGCGAAAGCGGTTCTGAAGCGGAGAGCGAATCGTACGGTTTTCTGCAGCCAGTAACGACCCGCCAAAGGCGTGCTCTTCTGAAGGCCGCGGGGGTGCGGAAGATCGACTCGACGGAGAAGGACGAATGCCGGGTCATTCGGACGTCGCGGGAGGTTTGCGGTTGCACGTGCCGAGGGTATTGCGATCCGGACACGTGCGCTTGCAGCCAGGCTGGGATCAAGTGCCAGGTTGATCGGCCAAACTTTCCTTGCGGGTGCACCCAAGACGGGTGTGCAAACGTGGTTGGGAGGGTGGAGTTCAATCCTGCGCGGGTTAGGACACACTTTATCCACACGATAATGCGGTTAAATCTGGAGAACAAAGCTAGTGAGGACCAGAGGCAAATGAGTGGGGGAAGTAGCTACGGAAGTGGGAAGGATTGGTCGAGCGGACCTGTGCGATTACCGGGGCTGTACGGGATGATGGGCGGGGGTGGTGCTGTGGAGCAAGTTGACAGCTACCATCAGCAGCCTCAGTACGGACACCAGGGTTACCAGGGTGCGGAATCGCTGGATCTGCACTACGCGTTCCGGGATTACTACGGCACTGGTGCACAGCAGCAGCCTCAGCCGGTGGTCAACGACCAGCTAACGATGATGAGTTCCTACTACGGCAACTACGCGACTCCTCTGGATCAGTACCACCAGCCTCACCATCCCGGTCTAGACCAGCGACAGCCCGATCCACATTCCTCCTAccacggccagcagcagcaacagcaatcgCTGGACAGCCTCAGCTCCGCGGTCATCATAGACGAAGACACCACCCTCAATACCCCCATCAACCCCAACTTTGTCTGTGACGACCCACCACAGCCCGAACCAACCTCCACACCAACCACCGCCCTCAGTTCCCAGCTGAGCCTAGACGCATCCCAACCCTCCCAAGACCCACTCGACAGCAGTAGCAGCTTCATCGACCTCAACAGCCCCCTGGCGGCGCCCTCCAGCGATCGGCTCGAAGCGATCAACGACCTGCTCGCGAGTAGCCGCGCCAGTGCCGTCACCGCCGTCGTCAAGCGATCCCTCCCCGAGGAAGACGACGAGCTGAGCGACTTCCGCGACCCGCCCGTCATGCCCACCGTTGTCATTGACTGCGATGCGGAACTGTCCCAGGACGACACCCAAGAGGGGGATTGCACGCTGGTAACGGAAGAAGTGGTCAACTCAACGGAGATTGTCCCGGCGGACAAAGTCGTCGAAACGAGCGAAAATCTAAGTGAAATTATCAAGAATAGTATTGTTGAAACTGTGTCTAACTAATTGTAcataagcagcagcagcagcaacttctCTAACATTAAGAAATGTTCCCGTTTTAACCCTCGCGTTCACCCTCGTTTTGCTACTTTTGTTAGCAGCGGCGCGTGCGCGCGCGCGATCAAGTTCGAATCTTCTTTTCTCTGCAGGGTTAGCGTAAAGTTTTTGctccatttattatttttttgctacaAATATATACATTTAAAGTGTAGTTATTTAATccttgtttaaattttataccCGTTTCCCATCTTTATTGCAAAACCATTTAATTGTTTCCGTTACGCAAAGCTGGTAATTATCAACACACAAAAATCAACGCCACTTTAGACTAGCAACAGTAGACAAACATTAGCCAATTTGCTCGGAAAACAAGTTCCGTTGAAAAAGAATCAGCTAGATTGTAAGTAAATAAAAtgtcacacacaaacacatggTGGAAACGATTTTTGGgttgatgtttattttgatttctttaaaaaaaatacattatgaAAGagcaaaatctgaaaattcacgCAGGAATAATCTTCTAACAGAATgagaagtgaaaaaaaatcgacaaaagaATCATTACAAAGCGTTAAATATAAAAGAAAACACAACACTAGGAAATTGtaagttaaagaaaaaatcgGATCAAGTACCGTTGGTTTCCTAAATTGTACATAAGTTTCACTCAAACTAACCAACAAGCGACACGCAAGTGTGCGTGGCaatctaaaatgaaaaaaaaaagaaaaaaaggatacaaaatacatcaaaatacaaaacaaagtaAAAcccatgtaaaatgtgaaacacAAAACTATTACATCaattatgaaatgaaaataataataactattaaaacattcaaatagTCACATAAAATATGCGTTCCTTTCTTTGTCTTGAATATCACAATAAATTACAACACGGATCAGTAGTGCGGCGCCgttggggacgcgcagttctgttttttctccttcttctttttttcattgttgttctttcgcgcgttcgttggccaatttttttttgtgttgttctctttttatagtgaaactagcaagtcgtattgctggattaagtcctttctgtatcatcgatgatcggaaggcacgccgtcaaatatgttttaaagcttatgatataaaaaacattttaattcatGAAGCCGACGAAGAATCGcagtcgaattaatactatatttaaatccctaaaTAGCTacctttccgcagccggctgcctaagattttttttaaatttcaaccgataaccaaattgcttatggtcgcatcacctaccacagagAATCCTGACCGCATGCCCATCtaactaacccctcaaaactcatgtgatacttttcgGAGACGCAGCCAATTTAGCGAtctccatcactcaagtataggactaacattcccatccacttccccgtgtcttaccactggtcgggGCCGGCGTcgttattgatcagcatgatagggacctgcgaaggggtgatgattggttcctacttttcatctgtggtccacggtgcaatttttgggggtcctggtcaataacgaagtagcatctacgggtagacaccaatgctatgctatgctaataccACAATACATTACAACacgtttaatttcatttaaattggtaagtaaataaatttaataactcATCTCTAGATGGTTTGCAGAAAattatgacccaatgtcacccctgctgACTGCATATTTCGAAGGAATTtgcttatgggtaattctccgccaactcacacagcagttgccccgacccctcttcgatgtgcgtgaaactttgtcctatggggtaacttttgtccctgatcatgaatccgaggtccgttttttgatatctcgtgacggaggggcagtacgaccccttccatttttgaacatgcgaaaaaagaggtatttttcaataatttgcagcctgaaacggtgatgagatagaaatttggtgtcaaagggacttttatgtaaaattagacgcctgatttgatggcgtactcagaatttcgaaaaaaacgtatttttcatcgaaaaaaacactaaaaaagttttaaaaattctcccattttccgttactcgactgtacaaaattttggaacatgttattttatgggaaatttaatgtacttttcgaatctacattgacctagaagggtcatttttcatttagaacaaaatttttcattttaaaatttcgtgttttttctaactttgcagggttattttttagagtataacaatgttctacaaagttgtagagcagacaattataaaaaaaatgatatatagacataaggggtttgcttacaaacatcacgagttatcgcgattttacgaaaaaaaagttttgaaagagttactttttgcgtttttcttcgtttcgtcgtccgtgtctgtcgcgggtgactatgaacggccatgatcgatgacgaccaactttttcaaaactttttttcgtaaaatcgcgataactcgtgatgtttataagcaaaccccttatgtctataaatcattttttttgtaattgtctgctctacaactttgtaaaacatttttacactctaaaaaataaccctgcaaagttagaaaaaacacgaaattttaaaatgaaaaaatttgttctaaatgaaaaaatgacccttctgggtcaatgtagattcgaaaagtacattaaatttcccataaaatgacatgttccaaaatttttaacagtcgagtaacggaaaatgggagaatttttaaaactattttagtgtttttttcgatgaaaaatacgtttttttcggaattctgagtacgccatcaaatcgggcgtctaattttacataaaagtccctttgacacaaaatttctatctcatcaccgtttcaggctgcaaattattgaaaaacacctcttttttcgcatgttagaaaatggaaggggtcgtaccgcccctccgtcacgagatatcaaaaaacggacctctaattcgtaatcagggacaaaagttaccccttaggacaaagtttcacgcaaatcgaagaggggtcggggcaactgttcccgatttcgtgtgagttggtagagaattacccttatcgatttgctgtcttcggcaaagttgtaggtcagGGGTGCCCAAAATATGGCactttagttgattttttgtggccagcgagccagagattttttttaagaggttCAGTTTTTGAATGCGCCTTTGGTCAGGGGGTTTCAAAagcactcaaaaagcaaaacatcaaaatttgttttattggatCTTTTTAAACTCTTCTTGACTGTCCCACCAGGTCTTGTTGCACTATCCTgtcttaaaaaagtttaaaatcgatttaaagtagtaacggtaacttcaactcgctggatctcaggcataactcaaccaatcgggacgatgcTTTTTTTGGGTGAattgtaaggatgtctagataacACCGACCTCACCTCGAggagaagcatgaagtttgagggccccagaaacacgtgcactttgattgcacactgttgcatacaagcaaaaattgcatgTTAATGTGAGACTAGCGACAGCactatttttccatacaaacttaggAAGAAAAACCATTGCTCATCTTAAAGGTTGacttttattcttaaaaatcaaaaaatctcctaatagCGGcatgtttttttcagtgttatttcaatttttgataaaatgctatCGCTTTAGAGATACATCAATATTTGAATTaggattttacaaaaatatttgaaacgttgacgcccttctcaaatgacaTTATcaagtgtaactggctccaaaTACAGAAAAATGGCTTACATGTCTATGAAGATTTATTGAAATCGGAGCGGGTCAAGAAAAGTTACCcaaaaaatttctgttttgtGTT harbors:
- the LOC120413538 gene encoding uncharacterized protein LOC120413538 — translated: MLKPIKNFITYLQKNANGSAIFGLTPTTMGPNEEPTATTLDEAVTTAVVGGCGDDEEDGLMPSDELNCDDPLYDPLALDDAACGSDLNVSCTSSIATDLDTSAQITLVDVTSLKNSPIRRDSGEENISVVTNGCNGGESVNISVNGQVGSETSPLVNGHGGGDETKSTILGDDSFTTASTGGTPNVTINGQCIASGNGEVEFTATDGVPAVTTGTEAAATTQGTPRQREEEEASDGSDSGLGSEPSRNLVPSVAVKSNLKRRSAEDAPTTDVSSEKRPKKGITFDGVTVFYFTRMQGFGCVPSQGGCTLGMEFQHMHSRRFTLAEHAAEQRKMHRAQLQELNGARSSSSEETDSEEEPSESGSEAESESYGFLQPVTTRQRRALLKAAGVRKIDSTEKDECRVIRTSREVCGCTCRGYCDPDTCACSQAGIKCQVDRPNFPCGCTQDGCANVVGRVEFNPARVRTHFIHTIMRLNLENKASEDQRQMSGGSSYGSGKDWSSGPVRLPGLYGMMGGGGAVEQVDSYHQQPQYGHQGYQGAESLDLHYAFRDYYGTGAQQQPQPVVNDQLTMMSSYYGNYATPLDQYHQPHHPGLDQRQPDPHSSYHGQQQQQQSLDSLSSAVIIDEDTTLNTPINPNFVCDDPPQPEPTSTPTTALSSQLSLDASQPSQDPLDSSSSFIDLNSPLAAPSSDRLEAINDLLASSRASAVTAVVKRSLPEEDDELSDFRDPPVMPTVVIDCDAELSQDDTQEGDCTLVTEEVVNSTEIVPADKVVETSENLSEIIKNSIVETVSN